The Synergistaceae bacterium sequence GGAGGAAGGATCTCAACAGCGATCCTTCAATCCTCTACCGGAAGCGTCTCATGCCTCGGCAGCGGCGGCCGTGGCAGGCGCCTCTGCGGCCTCGTGGGCCTTCCATTCTTTGATCTTCCTCGTTTGCGCACTTTTCGCACAGGCCCGACAGCGCCATGGACTGGGGAAGCAGTTCAAGCCCCGCCTCGGAGAGCCATCGCTCCAGCGTTTGTTGCTTCTCCTGCTCGCCGTCCAGTTGGAAAACCTCGCCGCACACACGACAGAATGCCGTCAGGTGAATTTTTTGCTTGGGTACGTCCAGCCTGAATTCGCCGTCGTTCAGGTATATGATGTTGACCATGCCCATCTCGCCCAACAGGTTTAGGGTGCGGTA is a genomic window containing:
- a CDS encoding transcriptional repressor — translated: MADETAGSMDLFMRKLRDRGLRLTAQRETLFHIIAEFLGKTTSVQDIWERTREADPSIGIATIYRTLNLLGEMGMVNIIYLNDGEFRLDVPKQKIHLTAFCRVCGEVFQLDGEQEKQQTLERWLSEAGLELLPQSMALSGLCEKCANEEDQRMEGPRGRRGACHGRRCRGMRRFR